One genomic segment of Pseudoalteromonas sp. GCY includes these proteins:
- a CDS encoding methyltransferase gives MQFTNPSLLLLRNEEELIANNILVINHQRDGFLRELKALNPSSAIHAFSFDFADHLHADKIADVKSYVDHQLPQLQNIDLVIYYYPKSKPEAQMVFDNIRHLSTAETRLLVVGENKSGVKSAEKQLKEHAAHCYKLESAKHCILYEFDQLTTNPNFDLSHYVQTFSVRIAKTEFTAASLPGVFNHGKLDAGTQLLLENVTLPYKGKVLDFGCGAGLIACYALLNNPTLKFTCLDVNALALFATQQTLALNNLSATLLLSDGLSELNGKFNLILSNPPFHTGLSTDYDIAEQFLHNIKRHMDTKSNIQLVANSFLKYPPILEAQFEQFEVVTKNTKFAIYKAQ, from the coding sequence TTGCAGTTTACCAACCCGAGTTTATTACTACTTCGTAATGAAGAAGAGCTTATTGCCAACAATATTCTGGTTATTAACCATCAGCGCGACGGCTTCCTACGTGAATTAAAAGCGCTCAATCCAAGTTCGGCAATTCATGCATTTAGTTTCGATTTTGCAGACCACCTTCACGCCGATAAAATCGCCGACGTTAAGAGCTATGTAGACCATCAACTACCGCAGTTGCAAAATATTGATTTAGTTATTTATTATTACCCTAAATCAAAACCTGAAGCGCAAATGGTATTTGATAACATCCGCCACTTGAGCACGGCTGAAACTAGGTTACTCGTTGTTGGCGAAAACAAAAGTGGGGTGAAAAGTGCAGAAAAGCAACTTAAAGAGCACGCTGCACACTGTTATAAATTAGAAAGCGCAAAACACTGCATTTTGTATGAGTTTGATCAGCTTACTACCAACCCAAATTTTGATTTAAGCCATTATGTACAGACATTTTCAGTGCGTATCGCCAAGACCGAGTTTACTGCCGCAAGTTTGCCTGGTGTATTTAATCATGGGAAGCTCGACGCAGGTACTCAACTATTACTAGAAAATGTCACCCTTCCCTATAAAGGTAAAGTGTTAGATTTTGGCTGTGGTGCTGGGCTTATTGCCTGCTACGCCTTATTGAACAACCCAACACTTAAATTCACCTGTTTAGATGTCAATGCACTTGCGCTGTTTGCCACGCAGCAGACTTTAGCTTTAAACAACCTCAGTGCAACTTTGTTACTTAGTGACGGTTTAAGTGAATTGAATGGTAAATTCAACCTTATTTTAAGCAATCCACCATTTCATACAGGCCTTTCAACAGACTATGATATCGCTGAGCAATTTCTACATAACATTAAGCGTCATATGGATACCAAGTCTAATATTCAGTTAGTTGCAAATAGCTTCTTAAAATACCCACCTATTTTAGAAGCTCAGTTTGAACAGTTTGAAGTTGTCACTAAAAACACTAAATTCGCCATCTATAAAGCGCAGTAG
- a CDS encoding oxidative damage protection protein, producing the protein MARTVFCQKLQKEAPGLDFQLYPGEVGERIFNNISKEAWQQWQHKQTMLINEKHLNMMDPEHRQMLEEQMVGFLFEDKEVEIEGYRPPEK; encoded by the coding sequence ATGGCACGTACGGTATTTTGTCAAAAGTTACAAAAGGAAGCGCCTGGACTGGATTTTCAACTGTATCCAGGAGAAGTTGGTGAACGTATATTTAATAACATCTCCAAAGAAGCTTGGCAGCAATGGCAGCATAAGCAAACTATGCTAATTAACGAAAAGCATCTTAATATGATGGATCCTGAGCATAGGCAAATGCTTGAAGAGCAGATGGTCGGCTTTTTGTTTGAAGATAAAGAAGTCGAAATTGAAGGCTACAGGCCACCAGAAAAATAA
- the trmB gene encoding tRNA (guanosine(46)-N7)-methyltransferase TrmB, with translation MNESSKSALEQAQEEGKYIRKVRSFVKREGRLTKGQAASLEKCWPTMGLEHQQGLLDFTEVFGNSNEVVLEIGFGMGKSLVEMAKNNPQQNFIGIEVHRPGVGACLMDADEQGITNLRVFEHDAVEILADCIADGSLAKLQLFFPDPWHKKRHHKRRIVQLEFAEKIRQKLKVGGVLHMATDWENYAEHMLEVMSAAPGYKNQSQSNDYVPRPDFRPLTKFEQRGHRLGHGVWDLMFERIS, from the coding sequence ATGAACGAATCAAGCAAAAGTGCGCTCGAACAGGCGCAGGAAGAAGGCAAGTACATCAGAAAAGTGCGTAGCTTTGTTAAGCGTGAAGGACGTCTTACTAAAGGCCAAGCAGCATCGCTAGAAAAATGCTGGCCAACAATGGGACTGGAGCACCAACAAGGTTTGCTGGACTTTACAGAAGTATTTGGTAACAGCAATGAAGTCGTTCTTGAGATTGGATTTGGGATGGGTAAGTCTCTCGTTGAGATGGCAAAAAATAACCCTCAACAAAACTTTATTGGCATAGAAGTACACCGTCCAGGTGTAGGTGCTTGCTTGATGGATGCAGATGAACAAGGCATCACTAACTTACGTGTTTTTGAACACGATGCAGTTGAAATCTTAGCGGATTGTATCGCTGATGGCAGCCTTGCTAAATTACAACTATTCTTCCCTGATCCATGGCATAAAAAGCGTCACCACAAACGTCGCATTGTACAACTTGAATTTGCTGAGAAAATACGCCAAAAGCTTAAAGTAGGTGGCGTGCTCCATATGGCAACTGACTGGGAAAACTATGCCGAGCATATGCTTGAAGTGATGAGCGCAGCACCTGGTTATAAAAACCAGTCGCAAAGCAATGACTATGTTCCTCGCCCAGACTTTAGACCGCTTACTAAGTTTGAACAACGAGGCCATCGTTTAGGACATGGCGTTTGGGATTTAATGTTCGAGCGTATTAGCTAA
- the folA gene encoding type 3 dihydrofolate reductase, which yields MVISMIAAMANKRVIGKDNDMPWHLPADLQHFKKVTLGKPVIMGRKTFESIGRPLPGRRNIVISRNLDYTQEGIEVLASPEAALSAVRGCDEIMIIGGGHIYDIFLPYAQRLYLTFIDLEVEGDTQFPDYEQVAEWEVLETECNEPDERNNHSYKFVTLNKKL from the coding sequence GTGGTAATTTCAATGATAGCTGCGATGGCAAATAAGCGTGTTATCGGAAAAGATAACGATATGCCGTGGCACTTACCTGCAGATCTTCAACATTTCAAAAAGGTTACGCTAGGTAAACCTGTGATTATGGGCCGAAAGACATTTGAGTCTATTGGTAGGCCTCTTCCTGGTCGTAGAAACATAGTGATATCCAGAAATCTTGACTATACTCAAGAAGGTATTGAAGTCCTCGCTTCACCTGAAGCCGCACTTAGTGCTGTTAGGGGTTGTGACGAAATTATGATAATTGGTGGTGGTCATATATATGACATATTTCTGCCTTATGCTCAGCGGCTCTATTTGACCTTCATCGATTTAGAAGTTGAAGGGGATACTCAATTTCCTGACTACGAGCAAGTTGCTGAATGGGAAGTGCTTGAAACTGAGTGTAACGAACCTGATGAAAGAAATAACCATAGTTATAAATTCGTAACTCTGAACAAAAAACTATGA
- the glsB gene encoding glutaminase B, protein MPNYQEILEQAAQRVQPLLRQGKVANYIPALAEQPLEQFSVSLHTVDGETYCAGDTEARFTIQSVSKVMTLTLALQRYGDELWSRVGKEPSGTAFNSLTQLEFENGIPRNPFINAGAIVTCDALYSRLSAPIHTMLESYRAMSGNDKLCINKVVAQSEYDHRYRNAAMAYLMKSFGNFNNEVEDVLWSYFNFCAIEMNTTELAKSFSYLSSQGYCNLSKQRILTKKQTKQMNSLLFTSGLYDAAGDFGYRVGMPGKSGVGGAIIAIVPNRFTISVWSPGLDKVGNSLAGIAALEYLSNELGTAIF, encoded by the coding sequence ATGCCAAATTACCAAGAAATTTTAGAACAGGCTGCGCAGCGAGTTCAACCGTTGTTACGCCAAGGCAAAGTTGCTAACTATATTCCCGCTTTAGCTGAGCAGCCATTAGAGCAGTTTTCTGTTTCATTGCATACGGTAGATGGCGAAACTTATTGTGCCGGAGATACTGAAGCTAGATTTACAATTCAATCAGTGTCCAAAGTAATGACATTGACGCTAGCGCTGCAGCGATATGGTGACGAACTTTGGAGTAGAGTAGGAAAAGAACCGTCGGGCACTGCTTTTAACTCCTTAACTCAGCTTGAGTTCGAAAATGGTATTCCAAGAAACCCATTTATAAATGCAGGTGCCATTGTAACTTGTGATGCGCTTTACTCTCGTTTATCCGCTCCAATTCATACCATGCTAGAAAGCTATAGAGCGATGTCTGGTAACGACAAGCTGTGTATCAATAAGGTTGTGGCACAGTCTGAATATGATCACAGATATAGAAATGCAGCGATGGCTTATTTGATGAAGTCATTTGGTAATTTCAACAATGAAGTCGAGGATGTGTTGTGGTCATATTTCAATTTTTGCGCAATTGAAATGAATACCACTGAGTTGGCAAAGTCATTTTCGTATCTTTCTAGTCAAGGTTACTGCAACTTATCAAAACAGCGGATACTTACCAAAAAACAAACCAAGCAAATGAACTCGCTGTTGTTTACGAGTGGTCTTTACGATGCTGCAGGTGACTTTGGTTATCGAGTAGGAATGCCTGGCAAGTCGGGTGTCGGGGGGGCAATAATCGCTATCGTGCCGAATCGTTTTACGATTTCGGTATGGTCGCCAGGGCTTGATAAAGTTGGTAACTCTTTGGCTGGGATCGCGGCATTAGAATATCTATCCAATGAACTTGGTACTGCTATTTTTTGA
- the cgtA gene encoding Obg family GTPase CgtA — MKFVDEVEIRAEAGDGGSGVVSFRREKFVPDGGPDGGDGGDGGSVFLQADENLNTLIDYQFERFHRAERGTNGQGRNCTGKKGQDLVLKVPVGTRVTDVDTEECLGDLTKNGQKLIVAKGGYHGLGNTRFKSSTNRAPRQKTLGTQGEVRNLRLELMLLADVGLLGLPNAGKSTFIRSVSAAKPKVADYPFTTLVPNLGVVRPEASKSFVIADIPGLIEGAADGAGLGIRFLKHLERCRVLLHIIDVMPVDGSDPVENGFAIINELHQYSPKLAEKPRWLVLNKVDLLLEEEREEVCARIAEELDAENFYMISAANKLNTQPLCFDIMNLLESMPKDKFEEEQQEEVEFKWDTYHRHATKNDKNDDDDWDDWDDDDYDVEVIYER; from the coding sequence ATGAAGTTTGTCGATGAAGTAGAGATTAGAGCGGAAGCCGGAGATGGGGGCAGTGGTGTCGTTTCATTCCGCCGCGAAAAGTTTGTGCCTGATGGTGGCCCAGACGGTGGTGATGGTGGCGATGGCGGTAGTGTATTCCTGCAGGCTGATGAAAATTTAAATACGCTTATCGACTATCAGTTTGAACGCTTTCACAGGGCTGAGCGTGGTACCAATGGTCAAGGCCGTAATTGTACCGGTAAAAAGGGTCAGGACTTAGTACTTAAGGTACCAGTTGGTACAAGAGTTACAGATGTCGATACTGAAGAATGTTTAGGTGATTTGACCAAAAACGGACAAAAGCTGATCGTAGCGAAAGGTGGGTATCACGGTCTTGGTAATACGCGTTTTAAGTCAAGTACTAATCGCGCACCAAGACAGAAAACGCTAGGTACTCAAGGTGAAGTTCGTAACCTTCGCTTAGAATTGATGCTGCTTGCAGACGTCGGTTTGTTAGGTCTGCCAAATGCTGGTAAATCTACGTTTATCCGCAGTGTATCCGCTGCCAAACCAAAAGTCGCTGACTATCCATTTACCACGCTAGTGCCTAATTTAGGCGTTGTGAGACCTGAAGCGAGCAAGTCATTTGTAATTGCCGATATCCCAGGTCTAATTGAAGGTGCTGCGGACGGTGCAGGCCTTGGCATTCGTTTCTTAAAGCACTTAGAGCGCTGTCGAGTGTTATTGCACATTATTGATGTGATGCCGGTTGACGGTAGTGATCCTGTTGAGAATGGCTTCGCTATTATTAACGAACTGCATCAATACAGCCCTAAATTAGCGGAAAAGCCTCGTTGGCTAGTGCTAAATAAAGTGGATTTATTGCTTGAAGAAGAAAGAGAAGAAGTATGCGCCCGTATTGCTGAAGAGCTAGACGCAGAAAACTTTTATATGATCTCTGCTGCAAACAAGCTAAACACGCAACCTCTTTGCTTTGATATCATGAACCTTCTTGAAAGCATGCCAAAAGATAAGTTCGAAGAAGAACAGCAAGAAGAAGTTGAATTTAAGTGGGATACATACCACAGACATGCAACTAAAAATGATAAGAACGACGATGATGACTGGGATGACTGGGATGACGACGACTACGATGTTGAAGTTATTTACGAGCGTTAA
- the rplU gene encoding 50S ribosomal protein L21: MYAVFQSGGKQHRVTEGQTIRLEKLNVETGAAVEFDSVLLIADGEKIEIGAPFVNGGKITAEVVSHGRGEKIKIVKFRRRKHSRKQMGHRQWFTEVKITGISA, encoded by the coding sequence ATGTACGCGGTTTTCCAAAGTGGTGGTAAACAGCACCGTGTGACTGAAGGTCAAACAATTCGTTTAGAAAAGCTAAACGTTGAAACTGGTGCAGCAGTTGAATTTGATTCAGTACTTCTAATTGCTGATGGTGAAAAGATCGAGATCGGTGCACCGTTTGTTAACGGTGGTAAAATTACAGCTGAAGTTGTATCTCACGGTCGTGGCGAGAAGATTAAGATTGTTAAGTTTAGACGTCGTAAGCATTCTCGTAAGCAGATGGGCCACCGTCAGTGGTTCACTGAAGTTAAAATCACTGGCATTAGCGCTTAA
- the mutY gene encoding A/G-specific adenine glycosylase, producing the protein MKVSQQQAKWFGEQVVSWYHLHGRKTLPWQLGKTPYKVWISEVMLQQTQVTTVIPYFERFMARFPTVIALADAPEDEVLHHWTGLGYYARARNLHKAAKVIRDSYKGEFPQTLEAVMDLPGIGRSTAGAILSLALGQHHPILDGNVKRVLARFYMVEGWYGVKKVENQLWSLSDAVTPSGDVRAFNQAMMDLGSGVCTRSKPNCDVCPLVEECSAFKNNRVKEFPNPKPKKEKPKKRTHHLIIKCDDKVLMEKRPSSGIWGGLFGFFEFAEQDELDAFIKQQELKLECTNTLEPFVHIFTHFELTITPVVVEVKSMPDCVHDQQLLWFDTHNPPEVGLAAPTKKLVKVLTAIG; encoded by the coding sequence ATGAAAGTTAGCCAGCAACAAGCTAAGTGGTTTGGTGAGCAAGTTGTGTCTTGGTATCACCTTCATGGTAGAAAAACACTGCCGTGGCAACTCGGAAAAACACCGTATAAAGTATGGATTTCTGAGGTGATGTTACAGCAGACTCAAGTAACCACAGTTATTCCTTATTTCGAGCGCTTTATGGCGCGCTTCCCAACAGTAATTGCGTTGGCCGATGCACCGGAAGATGAAGTGTTACACCATTGGACTGGGCTTGGTTATTACGCCAGAGCAAGAAACCTTCATAAAGCTGCAAAAGTGATCAGAGATAGCTATAAAGGTGAATTCCCACAAACATTAGAAGCGGTGATGGACTTACCGGGCATTGGTCGCTCTACCGCAGGTGCGATACTCTCTCTTGCGCTTGGTCAGCATCATCCAATACTCGATGGTAATGTTAAGCGAGTCCTAGCTAGGTTTTATATGGTTGAGGGTTGGTACGGAGTAAAAAAGGTCGAAAATCAGTTATGGTCTTTGAGTGATGCCGTCACGCCAAGCGGTGATGTAAGAGCGTTTAATCAGGCTATGATGGATTTAGGTTCAGGCGTATGTACCAGAAGTAAGCCAAACTGTGATGTTTGCCCACTTGTTGAGGAATGTTCGGCGTTCAAAAATAATCGGGTTAAAGAGTTTCCAAACCCTAAACCCAAAAAAGAGAAACCAAAAAAGCGTACTCACCACTTAATAATTAAATGTGATGATAAAGTTTTGATGGAGAAGCGCCCTTCGAGTGGAATATGGGGTGGGTTATTCGGCTTTTTTGAGTTTGCAGAGCAAGATGAGTTAGACGCGTTTATTAAGCAGCAAGAACTTAAACTTGAATGTACAAATACACTTGAACCCTTTGTGCATATTTTTACGCATTTTGAGTTAACTATTACCCCCGTGGTTGTAGAAGTAAAAAGTATGCCAGATTGTGTGCATGATCAGCAATTGCTGTGGTTCGATACTCATAACCCGCCAGAGGTTGGGCTCGCTGCGCCGACTAAAAAGTTGGTTAAAGTATTAACCGCAATAGGGTAA
- the hpf gene encoding ribosome hibernation-promoting factor, HPF/YfiA family — translation MKINLSGHHVDVTDAVKNHVHEKFAKIANHFPSLLSLDIIVSKEHKQFYTEISTNYAGSRISVKGEDEVMYPAIAKASKKLDAALKHRKGQLKANKHQKPVSTTPPIAHEIIQEMELK, via the coding sequence ATGAAGATTAATTTATCTGGCCATCACGTAGATGTAACCGATGCTGTTAAAAACCACGTTCATGAAAAGTTTGCCAAGATCGCTAACCATTTTCCGTCGTTGTTATCCCTAGACATCATCGTCAGCAAAGAACACAAACAATTTTACACGGAGATAAGTACAAACTACGCTGGTAGTCGAATATCGGTAAAAGGTGAAGACGAAGTGATGTATCCTGCTATTGCTAAAGCGTCTAAAAAGCTGGATGCAGCCTTGAAGCATCGTAAAGGTCAATTAAAAGCTAATAAACATCAGAAGCCGGTGAGTACAACGCCACCAATTGCGCACGAGATTATTCAAGAAATGGAACTGAAATAA
- the ispB gene encoding octaprenyl diphosphate synthase, whose protein sequence is MDIKTIQNLVEQDMLDVNQLIHQQMQSDVALVKQLGLYIVNSGGKRIRPMLALLAARALGYEGDKHITLATIVEFIHTATLLHDDVVDESLLRRGEPTANAEFGNAASVLVGDFIYTRSFQLMVGLGNMEVMQILADATNIIAEGEVLQLMNCNDPDTTEKSYMQVIYSKTAKLFEAATLLPAVVLEQSDEIKTALKLYGMHLGTAFQLVDDILDYSANAELLGKNIGDDLAEGKPTLPLIYAMQHANAQQTAQIRKAIESGNGLDYLEDILATLAETKALDFTMAKAQEEAQKAIAQLSVLPDSVHKEALIGLAKLSVDREY, encoded by the coding sequence ATGGATATAAAAACTATCCAAAATTTGGTTGAGCAAGATATGCTTGACGTCAACCAACTTATACATCAACAAATGCAATCTGATGTTGCACTTGTAAAACAGCTAGGTTTATACATTGTAAATAGCGGAGGAAAACGCATCCGCCCGATGTTAGCCCTTTTGGCCGCCCGAGCATTAGGTTACGAAGGTGATAAACACATCACACTAGCGACAATTGTAGAGTTTATTCACACTGCAACTTTACTCCATGATGACGTGGTTGATGAGTCATTACTGCGCCGTGGAGAACCGACTGCAAATGCAGAGTTTGGAAATGCGGCAAGCGTATTGGTTGGTGACTTTATCTACACTCGCTCATTCCAGTTGATGGTTGGCCTTGGCAATATGGAAGTCATGCAGATCTTAGCGGATGCGACTAATATTATCGCTGAGGGCGAAGTGTTACAGCTAATGAACTGTAATGACCCAGATACAACTGAAAAGAGCTATATGCAGGTTATCTACAGCAAAACGGCAAAACTATTTGAAGCTGCAACTTTACTACCTGCTGTAGTGTTAGAGCAATCAGACGAAATTAAAACTGCGCTTAAGCTTTACGGTATGCATTTAGGCACAGCCTTCCAACTTGTAGACGATATTCTTGACTACAGTGCTAACGCAGAATTGCTGGGCAAGAATATTGGCGATGATCTCGCCGAGGGTAAACCTACGCTTCCGCTTATTTATGCAATGCAGCATGCAAATGCTCAGCAAACAGCTCAAATCAGAAAAGCAATAGAAAGTGGTAATGGGCTTGATTATCTTGAAGATATATTAGCAACACTAGCCGAGACTAAAGCACTTGACTTCACGATGGCTAAAGCCCAAGAAGAAGCCCAAAAAGCGATTGCACAATTGAGCGTTTTACCTGACTCAGTGCATAAAGAAGCACTTATAGGACTTGCTAAACTTTCTGTGGATAGAGAGTATTAA
- a CDS encoding inosine/guanosine kinase: MKFPGRRRHKHYFPVEDKDPLINQLHADDRLKRSYICGIDQIVVDIEAKVDQAFLDEFHLQRGMSQVIDNDVTNALYDRLKRDDMIDYEFAGGTIGNTMHNYSVLADDRSVLLGVMSENIKIGSYAYKFLCNTSSRVDLDYLQPVDGPIGRCFTLIDDSGERTFAISAGLMNHLRPESICQTLIEESSALVISAYLMRTSGDETMTQATMQAVEYANNAGIPVVLTLGTKFLIEQDPKWWADFVAKHVDILAMNEEEGEAITGFSDPLLAADKALDWVDLVICTAGPKGLFMAGYVDDSCKRVTEYPLLPGAIPEFNRYEFSRAMKKAQCEQPIRAYSHTAPYMGGPDIIKNTNGAGDCALAAVLHDICANEYHKLNVPNSAKHEQSAITYSSLAQISKYANRASYEVLVQHSPRLSRGLPEREDSLEQSYWEQ, translated from the coding sequence ATGAAATTTCCGGGACGCCGTAGGCATAAACACTATTTTCCGGTGGAAGATAAAGATCCGCTTATTAACCAGTTACACGCTGATGATCGGCTAAAAAGGAGCTATATCTGTGGTATAGATCAAATCGTCGTTGATATCGAAGCGAAAGTGGATCAAGCTTTTCTTGATGAATTCCACTTACAGCGTGGTATGTCACAAGTGATAGACAATGATGTCACCAACGCCCTTTATGATAGGCTAAAACGTGATGACATGATCGACTATGAATTTGCCGGCGGTACCATAGGTAACACCATGCACAACTATTCGGTGCTAGCAGATGACCGTTCAGTTCTGCTTGGGGTGATGAGTGAAAACATAAAAATCGGCAGCTACGCCTATAAATTTTTATGTAACACTTCAAGCCGAGTTGATCTGGACTACTTGCAGCCAGTTGATGGCCCAATAGGTCGTTGCTTTACACTTATTGATGACAGTGGTGAGCGAACTTTTGCTATCAGTGCAGGATTAATGAACCACCTACGTCCTGAGTCTATTTGCCAAACGCTTATCGAAGAATCATCGGCGTTAGTGATCAGTGCTTATTTGATGCGTACGAGTGGCGACGAAACCATGACACAAGCAACGATGCAGGCGGTTGAGTATGCCAATAATGCTGGCATCCCCGTAGTATTAACACTTGGCACTAAGTTCTTAATTGAACAAGATCCAAAATGGTGGGCTGACTTCGTTGCTAAACATGTTGATATCCTGGCGATGAACGAAGAAGAAGGTGAGGCGATCACAGGCTTTAGCGATCCGCTTCTCGCCGCGGATAAAGCGCTGGATTGGGTTGATCTAGTCATTTGTACTGCAGGTCCTAAAGGGCTATTTATGGCGGGTTATGTTGATGACAGCTGCAAGCGTGTTACTGAATACCCGTTGCTACCTGGCGCTATTCCTGAATTTAATCGCTACGAATTCTCACGCGCCATGAAAAAAGCCCAATGTGAGCAGCCGATCAGAGCATACAGCCATACCGCTCCTTATATGGGTGGACCGGATATCATCAAGAATACTAATGGTGCCGGTGACTGCGCCCTTGCCGCTGTTCTGCATGATATTTGCGCCAATGAATACCATAAGCTGAATGTACCAAACTCGGCAAAGCATGAGCAAAGTGCAATTACATACTCATCTTTGGCACAGATAAGCAAATATGCAAACCGTGCAAGCTACGAGGTACTCGTTCAGCACTCTCCAAGGCTATCTCGAGGCCTACCTGAGCGTGAAGACTCACTAGAGCAATCATACTGGGAACAATAA
- a CDS encoding DUF3718 domain-containing protein, with protein MKLTTVLLSASIAVAAFSFSKPVSANDQLALSICEYIAADDKNRIRNALKTSRLKMRNVYDAIQCNGNNLLRHAIASNANDAGEYIIKSIPKSALEDGKDLAWAESNHGGSALIAVIKERAGL; from the coding sequence ATGAAATTAACTACCGTGCTACTGTCAGCTTCTATCGCTGTTGCAGCTTTTTCTTTCAGCAAACCAGTAAGTGCAAACGATCAGTTGGCGCTTTCTATATGTGAATATATCGCTGCGGACGATAAAAACCGCATTCGTAACGCTTTGAAAACATCGCGCCTTAAAATGCGTAATGTTTACGATGCAATCCAGTGCAACGGTAATAACTTACTAAGACATGCAATTGCTAGCAACGCAAACGATGCAGGTGAATACATTATTAAAAGTATCCCAAAAAGCGCGTTAGAAGACGGTAAAGATTTAGCATGGGCAGAGTCAAACCACGGTGGTTCAGCATTGATTGCTGTAATCAAAGAGCGTGCAGGCCTTTAA
- the rpmA gene encoding 50S ribosomal protein L27 encodes MAHKKAAGSTRNGRDSESKRLGVKRFGGESVLAGSIIVRQRGTKFHAGSNAGIGKDHTIFAKADGKVVFEQKGPLNRKYVSIVAE; translated from the coding sequence ATGGCACATAAGAAGGCAGCTGGTAGTACTCGTAACGGTCGCGATTCAGAAAGTAAACGCTTAGGTGTTAAACGTTTTGGTGGCGAATCAGTTTTAGCGGGTAGCATCATCGTTCGTCAACGTGGTACTAAGTTCCACGCTGGTTCTAACGCAGGTATCGGTAAAGACCACACAATCTTCGCAAAAGCAGACGGTAAAGTTGTTTTTGAGCAGAAAGGTCCTTTAAACCGTAAATACGTTAGCATCGTTGCTGAGTAA